From Bdellovibrionales bacterium, one genomic window encodes:
- a CDS encoding cell division protein ZapA has product MAKQDAKDAKKEPTLPVLAKVSVTLHGLEYIVACDAGEERKLAELVKLVDSKINEVAGKGTNASETRLFMLTCLLLADELIETRKLATTGRKSDEDLMVAAVNHLQGRVASIAALVGKA; this is encoded by the coding sequence ATGGCTAAACAAGACGCAAAAGATGCCAAAAAAGAACCGACCCTGCCCGTTCTGGCCAAGGTCAGCGTTACACTGCATGGGCTTGAATACATTGTGGCGTGCGACGCGGGGGAAGAGCGCAAGCTAGCCGAACTCGTCAAACTAGTGGACAGCAAGATCAATGAAGTCGCGGGCAAGGGAACGAATGCCAGCGAAACACGCCTATTTATGCTAACCTGCCTTTTGCTGGCTGACGAGTTGATCGAAACGCGCAAACTCGCAACGACGGGACGCAAAAGCGATGAGGATTTGATGGTCGCTGCCGTCAATCATTTGCAAGGCCGCGTGGCCTCTATCGCCGCGCTGGTCGGGAAGGCCTAA
- the tkt gene encoding transketolase, with product MTCCCTSAPSPKTMANAVRALAMDAVERAKSGHPGMPMGMADVATVLWRSYLRFDPQNPAWPDRDRFILSAGHGSMLLYALAHLAGYPKMTMEQIKNFRQLGSLTAGHPERDLDIGVEMTTGPLGQGIATSVGFALAERILNARFGDALVDHRTFVIASDGDLMEGISHEAASLAGHLKLGRLVVFYDDNKISIDGGTELSFTEDVQARFRAYGWDVQAVDGHDPAAIAAATDAALAVTDKPSLIACRTIIGFGAPNKQGTSGCHGSPLGEAEVAAARQALGWDHPAFEIPADILSAWRKAGARSADLCKAWEARLSAAPAKAEFTRMMDGVLPESLDAVFAAFKQKIATEAPKHATRQSSGATLAALVPAMPELIGGSADLSPSNNTQVKGEGAISAASNYAGQYIHFGVREHGMAAAMNGMALHGGIIPYGGTFMQFADYCRPSIRLAALMKQRVVFVMTHDSIGLGEDGPTHQPVEHLAALRAIPNLLTMRPCDGIETAECWQIALQSKDAPSLLALARQGLPTLRDGSAYNKSAKGAYVLSEAAGPRAVTLLATGSEVMLAMQAQKLLKEQGIDAAVVSFPCMSLFDKQDAAYRSSVLGTAPRVAIEAGIRMGWDTYLGDGGAFIGMDGFGASAPAEILYKHFGITVEALVDAAKKVCA from the coding sequence ATGACTTGTTGCTGCACCTCTGCCCCCTCTCCTAAAACCATGGCGAATGCTGTCCGCGCCCTTGCGATGGACGCTGTCGAGCGGGCCAAATCGGGGCATCCCGGTATGCCGATGGGCATGGCCGATGTAGCGACGGTCTTGTGGCGCTCCTATCTTCGCTTTGATCCGCAAAATCCAGCATGGCCCGACCGCGACCGTTTCATCCTGTCGGCGGGGCATGGCTCGATGCTGCTTTACGCTTTGGCTCATCTGGCGGGTTATCCCAAGATGACAATGGAGCAAATCAAGAACTTTCGCCAGTTGGGCAGCCTGACGGCGGGTCATCCTGAGCGCGACCTCGACATCGGCGTTGAAATGACGACCGGCCCCTTGGGGCAAGGCATCGCCACATCGGTCGGCTTTGCGTTGGCCGAGAGAATCTTGAACGCTCGCTTCGGCGACGCGCTGGTGGATCACCGTACATTCGTTATCGCCTCGGACGGCGACTTGATGGAAGGCATCAGTCACGAGGCCGCGTCTTTGGCGGGGCATTTGAAGCTAGGCCGCCTTGTCGTTTTTTATGATGATAACAAAATCTCCATCGATGGTGGGACAGAGCTTTCCTTCACCGAAGACGTGCAGGCGCGGTTCCGCGCTTACGGCTGGGATGTGCAGGCAGTCGATGGGCATGATCCGGCGGCGATTGCTGCCGCAACCGATGCAGCGCTTGCCGTTACGGATAAGCCTTCGCTTATCGCTTGCCGCACGATTATCGGCTTTGGCGCGCCGAACAAGCAGGGCACGTCGGGCTGCCATGGCTCGCCACTTGGCGAAGCCGAAGTTGCGGCGGCGCGTCAAGCGCTGGGCTGGGATCATCCGGCCTTTGAAATTCCCGCCGACATTTTAAGCGCATGGCGTAAGGCTGGCGCACGCAGCGCGGATTTGTGCAAGGCATGGGAGGCTCGTTTAAGTGCGGCCCCCGCCAAAGCCGAGTTTACGCGCATGATGGACGGCGTTTTACCGGAATCGTTGGACGCTGTCTTTGCGGCTTTTAAGCAAAAGATTGCCACCGAAGCGCCCAAGCATGCGACGCGCCAATCGTCGGGCGCGACGCTCGCGGCGCTTGTGCCCGCGATGCCCGAACTTATCGGCGGCTCGGCTGACCTTAGCCCGTCGAACAACACACAGGTGAAGGGCGAGGGCGCAATCAGCGCGGCGTCGAACTATGCGGGGCAGTATATTCACTTTGGCGTACGCGAGCATGGCATGGCCGCTGCCATGAACGGCATGGCCCTTCATGGCGGTATCATTCCTTATGGCGGCACGTTTATGCAGTTTGCCGATTATTGCCGCCCGTCGATCCGCCTTGCCGCGCTGATGAAACAGCGCGTCGTTTTTGTGATGACGCATGACAGCATCGGGCTTGGCGAAGACGGCCCCACCCATCAACCTGTAGAACATTTAGCCGCGCTTCGTGCGATCCCGAATCTTTTGACCATGCGACCTTGCGATGGCATTGAAACGGCAGAGTGCTGGCAGATTGCCTTGCAAAGCAAAGACGCACCAAGCTTGCTGGCGCTTGCGCGTCAGGGCTTGCCGACGTTGCGCGATGGCAGCGCATACAACAAATCAGCCAAGGGCGCGTATGTGCTTTCCGAGGCGGCGGGCCCGCGCGCCGTGACGCTGCTTGCGACCGGATCGGAAGTCATGTTGGCCATGCAAGCGCAAAAGCTTTTGAAGGAACAAGGTATCGACGCCGCTGTTGTTTCTTTTCCGTGCATGAGTTTGTTTGACAAGCAGGACGCGGCGTATCGCTCTTCTGTGCTGGGAACCGCACCTCGCGTCGCGATTGAAGCGGGCATCCGCATGGGCTGGGACACGTATCTTGGCGATGGCGGCGCGTTTATCGGCATGGACGGCTTTGGCGCGTCGGCCCCCGCCGAAATCTTGTACAAGCATTTCGGCATCACCGTCGAGGCGCTGGTTGACGCGGCGAAAAAGGTTTGTGCTTAA
- a CDS encoding NUDIX hydrolase, with translation MPREEGLHKIEVHVAALCFDLESEDETRCLILKRTATRSLYPNLWECGGGQMKAGESFQDAALRQIKEETGLEADILFPYGDYFIETEDGGIPGLKFVCSVDGGQDVVLDPKEHTAYAWVQENDLDSYDFIAGVRDDIAESFKILEEC, from the coding sequence ATGCCTAGAGAAGAAGGTCTTCATAAGATTGAGGTTCATGTCGCCGCTCTTTGCTTTGATCTTGAAAGCGAAGACGAGACGCGCTGCCTAATCCTCAAGCGTACAGCCACCCGCTCCCTTTATCCCAATCTTTGGGAATGTGGTGGCGGGCAGATGAAGGCGGGCGAGTCTTTTCAAGACGCGGCCTTGCGCCAGATTAAGGAAGAGACAGGCCTTGAGGCCGACATTCTTTTTCCTTATGGCGACTATTTTATCGAAACCGAAGACGGCGGCATTCCGGGTCTGAAGTTTGTTTGCTCGGTCGATGGGGGGCAGGACGTTGTCCTTGATCCCAAAGAGCACACCGCGTACGCGTGGGTTCAAGAAAATGATCTTGACTCCTATGACTTTATTGCAGGCGTTCGGGACGATATCGCCGAAAGCTTCAAGATTTTGGAGGAGTGCTGA
- the gap gene encoding type I glyceraldehyde-3-phosphate dehydrogenase produces MTTRVAINGFGRIGRLVLRAAMDSGRKDLEFVALNDLANAQTNAHLLKYDSVHGRFNGEVAVDGNDLIINGMRVKGLQGADPTKLGWGEMGVDVVMECSGRFTKRVDAAKHLEAGAKKVLISAPATDEDLTVVYGVNHSELKAEHAIVSNASCTTNCLAPVASVLDKTVGISHGFMTTIHSYTGDQRVVDTAHSDLHRARAAAINMIPTSTGAAKAVGKVLPALKGKLDGTAIRVPTPNVSVIDFKFVAKRPTTAEEIGAAMKAAAAGELKGILGVYDEPLVSTDFNHDARSSIFALNEVRVIEGTFVRVLSWYDNEWGFSNRMSDTAIAMMAAK; encoded by the coding sequence ATGACAACACGCGTAGCAATTAATGGTTTTGGACGCATTGGTCGTTTGGTTTTACGGGCGGCGATGGATTCGGGCCGCAAGGACCTTGAGTTTGTGGCGCTGAACGATCTGGCGAACGCGCAGACGAATGCCCATTTGTTGAAATATGATTCCGTTCATGGCCGCTTTAACGGTGAGGTTGCGGTGGATGGCAACGACCTTATCATCAACGGCATGCGCGTGAAGGGCCTGCAAGGCGCGGATCCCACCAAGCTTGGCTGGGGCGAGATGGGCGTTGATGTGGTCATGGAATGCTCTGGCCGCTTTACCAAACGCGTTGACGCTGCCAAGCATCTTGAGGCCGGTGCGAAAAAGGTTTTGATCTCTGCCCCCGCGACGGATGAGGATCTCACGGTTGTTTATGGCGTCAATCACAGCGAGCTGAAAGCCGAGCATGCCATCGTTTCCAACGCGTCGTGCACGACGAATTGCCTTGCGCCCGTCGCCTCGGTCTTGGACAAGACGGTCGGCATTTCGCATGGCTTTATGACGACCATTCATTCCTATACGGGTGATCAGCGCGTGGTGGATACGGCACACAGCGATCTTCATCGTGCCCGCGCGGCGGCTATCAATATGATCCCGACCTCGACAGGTGCGGCCAAGGCGGTGGGTAAGGTTCTGCCCGCGCTAAAAGGTAAGCTGGATGGTACAGCCATTCGCGTGCCGACCCCCAACGTGTCGGTTATCGATTTCAAGTTTGTTGCCAAGCGCCCCACGACCGCCGAGGAAATTGGCGCGGCGATGAAGGCCGCAGCAGCGGGCGAGTTGAAAGGCATCTTAGGCGTGTATGACGAGCCGTTGGTGTCCACGGACTTCAACCATGATGCGCGGTCATCCATCTTTGCGCTGAACGAAGTGCGCGTGATTGAGGGAACCTTTGTCCGCGTCCTTAGCTGGTATGACAATGAATGGGGTTTCTCAAACCGCATGTCGGATACGGCGATTGCGATGATGGCGGCGAAGTAG
- the purN gene encoding phosphoribosylglycinamide formyltransferase, whose protein sequence is MAVLNVAVLISGRGSNMQALVRASREPDYPAKIVCVISNDPTAGGLAWAQKEGIPTAVVNHKDYGADREGFEAALDAEIKKHDAQLICLAGFMRILTPWFVDAWRDRLVNIHPSLLPAFTGLHVQQKAIDYGAKFSGCTVHFVRAEMDCGPIIVQAAVPVMADDTENTLSERILQQEHAVYPMAVRWIAEGRVNIHSEKCFILGEGEPPSLICPMIK, encoded by the coding sequence ATGGCCGTGCTAAACGTCGCCGTCCTTATTTCTGGGCGCGGCAGCAATATGCAAGCGCTTGTGCGCGCCTCGCGTGAACCTGATTATCCTGCCAAGATCGTCTGCGTTATCTCTAACGATCCCACGGCGGGCGGCCTCGCTTGGGCGCAAAAGGAAGGCATTCCCACCGCTGTCGTGAATCATAAGGATTACGGGGCTGACCGCGAGGGCTTTGAGGCCGCGCTGGATGCCGAGATTAAAAAGCACGACGCGCAGCTGATCTGCCTTGCGGGCTTTATGCGGATTCTAACGCCATGGTTTGTCGATGCGTGGCGCGACCGCCTTGTCAACATCCACCCTTCGCTGCTGCCCGCCTTTACGGGCCTGCATGTGCAGCAAAAGGCCATCGATTACGGCGCGAAGTTTTCGGGTTGCACCGTTCACTTTGTGCGCGCCGAAATGGATTGCGGCCCGATTATCGTTCAGGCCGCCGTCCCCGTCATGGCTGACGATACGGAAAATACCTTGTCCGAGCGCATTTTGCAGCAAGAACACGCCGTCTATCCCATGGCCGTGCGCTGGATCGCCGAAGGCCGCGTGAACATCCACAGCGAGAAATGCTTTATCCTTGGCGAGGGCGAACCGCCCTCGCTGATCTGCCCTATGATCAAGTAG
- the purM gene encoding phosphoribosylformylglycinamidine cyclo-ligase, translating into MTNSNDSPQDAYAKAGVDINAGNALVEAIKPLAKATARTGVMAGLGGFGALFDLKATGYQDPILVSATDGVGTKLRVAIEAGKHDTVGIDLVAMCVNDLIVAGAEPLFFLDYFASGHLEVETARAVIAGIAEGCKQSGCALVGGETAEMPGMYEGEDYDLAGFAVGAVERGQSLPREDIAEGDVVLGLASSGVHSNGFSLVRKIVAQENLAYDAPAPFDPSRRLGEALLEPTRLYVKPMLAAIKTGHVKAMAHITGGGLLENIPRVLPDGLGVWLSAESWSVPSVMKWLAQKGAMSSHDMARTFNCGIGMVVIVAKEDAEEIKSLLTDTGETVFRIGEVEKNLSTSRVSIQGMGSTWPC; encoded by the coding sequence ATGACCAACTCAAATGACTCCCCCCAAGATGCTTATGCCAAGGCTGGCGTCGATATCAATGCCGGTAACGCCTTGGTTGAAGCCATTAAGCCCCTTGCCAAGGCAACGGCCCGCACGGGCGTTATGGCCGGTTTAGGAGGGTTTGGCGCTCTTTTTGACCTGAAAGCGACAGGCTATCAAGACCCTATTTTGGTCAGCGCCACGGATGGCGTCGGAACCAAGTTGCGCGTCGCCATCGAGGCGGGCAAGCACGACACCGTCGGGATCGACCTTGTCGCCATGTGCGTCAACGACCTGATCGTCGCGGGGGCTGAGCCTTTGTTTTTCCTTGACTATTTTGCCTCTGGTCACCTTGAGGTCGAAACGGCCCGTGCCGTGATCGCGGGAATCGCCGAAGGCTGCAAGCAATCGGGCTGCGCCCTTGTGGGCGGCGAAACGGCCGAAATGCCCGGCATGTATGAAGGCGAGGATTACGATCTGGCCGGTTTTGCTGTTGGCGCGGTTGAGCGCGGCCAAAGCCTGCCGCGCGAGGATATTGCCGAGGGGGATGTCGTCTTGGGTCTGGCATCCAGCGGCGTTCACAGCAACGGCTTTTCGCTGGTGCGCAAGATCGTGGCCCAAGAAAACCTTGCCTATGACGCGCCCGCACCCTTTGATCCCTCTCGCCGTTTGGGAGAAGCCTTGCTAGAGCCGACGCGCCTTTACGTCAAGCCTATGCTGGCCGCCATCAAGACGGGGCACGTTAAAGCCATGGCGCACATCACAGGCGGCGGGCTTTTGGAAAACATTCCCCGCGTCTTGCCTGATGGCCTTGGCGTTTGGCTGTCTGCCGAAAGCTGGAGCGTGCCGTCCGTCATGAAATGGCTGGCACAAAAAGGCGCGATGAGCAGCCATGATATGGCGCGGACGTTTAACTGCGGCATTGGCATGGTCGTGATCGTCGCCAAGGAGGACGCCGAAGAGATCAAGTCTTTACTGACTGACACGGGCGAAACGGTTTTCCGCATCGGCGAAGTTGAAAAAAACCTGTCGACATCGCGTGTGTCAATTCAAGGCATGGGGTCAACATGGCCGTGCTAA
- a CDS encoding DUF2066 domain-containing protein codes for MRVVIFLVFSLFCLASPAWAQEDLAVYRIAGVTVDVTAANATVARDHAIMQAQRSAFSLLLERLGVREPQAKASDEALAALVQAFEIQNEHTAGYRYTGLFSVQFKPAAVRQWLGTLGVKYTENRAKSLVVLPIVKSKERATLWEDSTPWRSVWMGGEKNTGLVPFIVPTGDLEDIAQISTAEALTGKPEALEAVRQKYGAGGVLVAVLETDSLAAEGESPTPSEKGEGVVTARRYDEAGAAKDLGRLPVAWASLAQRGEVLAAAIRSLSQSLEADWRAVNKVPSGAVATLPVDVDVPTLEAWAQIRQRLTQVPAVASAQIVTMTRGLVHIELGFRGELAALPRAVAEQGLTLEQSAGGGWLLH; via the coding sequence ATGCGCGTCGTAATATTTTTGGTTTTCAGTCTTTTTTGCCTCGCGTCTCCGGCGTGGGCGCAGGAAGATTTGGCGGTGTATCGCATCGCTGGCGTGACGGTTGACGTCACGGCGGCCAATGCAACCGTGGCGCGGGATCATGCCATTATGCAAGCGCAGCGCAGCGCGTTTTCCCTGCTTTTAGAAAGGCTTGGTGTGAGGGAGCCACAGGCCAAAGCCTCCGATGAGGCCTTGGCCGCCTTGGTGCAGGCCTTTGAAATCCAGAACGAGCATACGGCGGGCTATCGCTATACAGGCCTTTTTTCTGTTCAATTCAAACCCGCGGCTGTTCGGCAGTGGTTGGGCACGCTCGGCGTCAAATATACGGAAAATCGTGCCAAGTCGCTTGTGGTGCTACCCATTGTCAAAAGCAAGGAGAGGGCCACGCTATGGGAGGATTCGACCCCGTGGCGGAGCGTGTGGATGGGTGGTGAGAAAAATACGGGGTTGGTTCCTTTTATTGTGCCTACTGGTGATTTAGAGGATATCGCGCAGATCAGCACGGCAGAGGCTCTGACTGGCAAGCCAGAGGCTCTTGAGGCTGTTCGCCAAAAATACGGCGCGGGCGGCGTTTTGGTGGCTGTTCTTGAAACCGATTCTCTTGCGGCGGAGGGCGAGTCCCCAACCCCAAGTGAAAAGGGCGAGGGCGTTGTCACGGCGCGTCGCTATGACGAGGCGGGCGCGGCCAAAGACCTTGGTCGCCTTCCCGTTGCGTGGGCCTCCCTTGCGCAAAGGGGCGAGGTTTTGGCCGCCGCGATCCGGTCTTTATCCCAGTCGCTAGAGGCCGATTGGCGGGCGGTGAATAAGGTTCCCTCTGGCGCGGTGGCGACGTTGCCTGTTGATGTTGATGTTCCGACCTTGGAGGCATGGGCGCAGATCAGGCAAAGGCTGACCCAAGTGCCTGCGGTGGCCAGCGCTCAAATCGTGACGATGACGCGTGGCCTTGTGCATATCGAGCTTGGCTTTCGCGGTGAGCTTGCCGCCTTGCCCAGAGCCGTCGCCGAGCAAGGTTTGACGTTGGAGCAAAGCGCAGGCGGCGGCTGGCTTTTGCATTAG
- a CDS encoding AI-2E family transporter, giving the protein MTTLIDRRQTPKARFWVIMIIAFVAVLWLLRPMLLPFVAGAALAYFLDPVVDRLTLWRVPRWLGTALVLLGFLLVVALLLLLIVPLIQTQMMALIDALPTYVDTLRTRFMPRIYDWLSRLSPADVEKLRQAASDYAGNAVGLTGEFLKGLVTKGFALFDVLTLLIITPVVAFYLLRDWPKVTRNVDELVPRAQHGIVRQAAIEINKTLSGFIRGQALVCLSLGFIYSVGLTLVGLHYGATIGIIAGVLSFIPYVGSGFGLIVSMILAFVQFDNGLSIGLVLVVFLVGQTLEGYVLTPKLVGDRVGLHPVWILFALFAGGSLLGFVGILIAVPVAAVLGVLIRLALSRYKGSALYHKKTPSP; this is encoded by the coding sequence ATGACCACTCTTATCGATCGCAGACAGACGCCGAAGGCGCGGTTTTGGGTGATCATGATTATCGCCTTTGTGGCCGTTCTTTGGCTTTTGCGACCCATGCTGCTGCCCTTTGTTGCGGGGGCGGCGTTGGCGTATTTCCTTGATCCTGTCGTAGATCGCTTGACCCTTTGGCGCGTGCCGCGCTGGCTTGGCACGGCGCTTGTTCTTCTGGGCTTTCTTTTGGTGGTGGCACTTCTGTTGCTTTTGATTGTGCCGTTGATCCAAACGCAGATGATGGCGCTCATTGACGCGCTGCCGACCTATGTTGACACGCTACGCACGCGCTTTATGCCGCGTATCTATGATTGGCTCAGTCGCTTGTCCCCTGCGGACGTAGAGAAATTAAGGCAGGCCGCCAGTGATTACGCGGGCAATGCGGTGGGCCTTACGGGCGAGTTTCTGAAAGGCCTTGTGACAAAGGGTTTTGCGCTGTTCGATGTGTTGACTCTTTTGATTATTACCCCCGTCGTCGCTTTTTACCTTTTGCGCGATTGGCCCAAGGTGACGCGCAATGTTGATGAGCTTGTCCCCCGCGCGCAGCATGGCATCGTGCGGCAGGCAGCCATCGAGATCAACAAAACGCTCTCTGGCTTTATCCGTGGCCAAGCGCTTGTATGCCTGTCACTGGGCTTTATTTATAGCGTTGGGCTGACGCTCGTGGGGCTGCACTATGGCGCGACCATCGGCATTATCGCGGGCGTTTTGTCTTTTATTCCCTATGTAGGCTCTGGCTTCGGGCTGATTGTCAGCATGATCCTTGCCTTTGTCCAGTTCGATAATGGTTTGTCCATCGGCCTAGTTTTGGTCGTGTTTTTGGTGGGGCAAACACTAGAAGGCTATGTTTTGACGCCCAAGCTGGTGGGGGATCGTGTGGGCCTGCACCCCGTCTGGATTCTGTTCGCCCTTTTTGCAGGCGGCAGCCTTTTGGGTTTTGTCGGTATTTTAATTGCTGTGCCTGTTGCGGCGGTCTTGGGTGTTCTTATTCGCCTTGCCCTTTCCCGTTATAAGGGCAGCGCTCTGTATCACAAAAAGACCCCTTCCCCATGA
- a CDS encoding YqaA family protein has product MSPIRSLYDWTLRQAEGPYAAFVLFAVAFAESSFFPLPPDVLLLPMALANREKAWRYALICTVGSVVGGLLGYAIGAWFYATLGQWIIETYHMQEAFARFHDEFNKWGVYVILAKGLTPIPFKLITIASGVASLPLVPFVLACIATRAARFFLVAGLVRKFGEPIRTFVEKYLNWVALGVLAAIIFGFWLVLG; this is encoded by the coding sequence ATGTCCCCCATTCGATCCCTTTATGACTGGACGCTTCGCCAAGCCGAAGGGCCGTATGCGGCCTTTGTGCTGTTCGCGGTTGCCTTTGCGGAAAGCTCGTTCTTTCCCCTGCCCCCCGATGTTTTGCTTTTGCCCATGGCGCTGGCGAACCGCGAAAAAGCTTGGCGCTATGCGCTGATCTGCACCGTCGGCTCTGTCGTTGGAGGATTGCTTGGCTATGCCATCGGCGCATGGTTTTACGCTACGCTCGGTCAATGGATCATCGAGACCTATCACATGCAAGAAGCCTTCGCCCGCTTCCATGACGAGTTCAACAAGTGGGGCGTCTACGTCATTCTGGCCAAGGGCCTGACACCCATTCCGTTTAAGCTCATCACCATCGCCAGCGGCGTCGCCTCTCTGCCGCTTGTGCCGTTCGTTTTGGCTTGCATCGCAACGCGCGCGGCGCGGTTCTTTTTGGTGGCAGGATTGGTGCGTAAGTTTGGTGAGCCGATCCGCACCTTTGTCGAAAAGTACCTTAACTGGGTGGCTTTAGGCGTCCTTGCGGCCATTATCTTCGGCTTCTGGCTCGTTCTGGGCTAA
- a CDS encoding transcriptional regulator codes for MSKTGSKLIKSARHALAYARGEVRTGFVAHVPDEVDVKSIRHHLGLTQPEFSQRFGFNVRAVQDWEQKRRQPERAARVLLTVIAHEPEAVNRALAH; via the coding sequence GTGTCCAAAACAGGAAGTAAGCTCATTAAATCGGCGAGGCACGCTCTTGCCTATGCCCGCGGGGAGGTTCGGACCGGTTTTGTCGCGCACGTTCCCGATGAAGTGGATGTTAAATCGATCCGCCATCATCTAGGTCTAACGCAACCGGAATTCTCTCAGCGTTTTGGTTTCAATGTGCGTGCCGTGCAAGATTGGGAGCAAAAACGCCGCCAGCCTGAACGTGCGGCGCGCGTACTTTTAACCGTCATTGCCCATGAGCCCGAAGCCGTCAACAGGGCTTTGGCTCATTAA
- a CDS encoding type II toxin-antitoxin system RelE/ParE family toxin: protein MKGTGGARKIRFAGRGKGKSGGYRVIAFYAGKEIPVFLLSLFSKGEKANLSQAERNELKQILGSIADVYKKGVKHRVQNRK, encoded by the coding sequence ATGAAGGGAACGGGAGGGGCGCGAAAGATTCGTTTTGCAGGACGCGGGAAGGGGAAAAGCGGCGGGTATAGAGTTATTGCTTTTTATGCAGGAAAAGAGATCCCCGTGTTTTTGCTATCCCTCTTTTCAAAAGGAGAAAAGGCTAATTTGTCTCAAGCCGAAAGAAACGAATTAAAACAAATTTTGGGATCAATCGCTGACGTTTATAAAAAAGGAGTCAAACATCGTGTCCAAAACAGGAAGTAA
- a CDS encoding adenylosuccinate synthase, with the protein MKNVVVVGAQWGDEGKGKIVDWLSSRADVVVRFQGGHNAGHTLVIDGVTYKLNLLPSGIVRSGKLSVIGNGVVMDPWALLKEIDSIAEKGVTVTPDNLIIAENVPLILPVHGIVDRAREAAKGARKIGTTGRGIGPAYEDKAARRGIRLCDLRTPDLLREKLDELLVHHNALLRGYGAEELALEAVFAEVMAIAPKILPFSAVVWQRLEAARKAGKLILFEGAQGSMLDIDHGTYPFVTSSNIVGGAAAAGAGVGPKTLGRILGICKAYTTRVGSGPFPTEDTGDVGEGLGARGFEFGTVTGRKRRCGWLDAVLVRQAATIGGIDGLALTKLDVLDGMSELKICRAYKLDGKEIDHLPANAAEQARVEPIYETCAGWSESTRGARSWADLPAGAIKYIRLIEELAGVPVTLVSTSPERDDTILVRDPFAD; encoded by the coding sequence ATGAAAAACGTCGTCGTTGTCGGGGCCCAGTGGGGCGATGAAGGCAAAGGGAAAATTGTCGATTGGTTGTCGTCTCGCGCCGATGTCGTGGTGCGTTTTCAGGGCGGCCACAACGCCGGCCACACGTTGGTGATCGATGGCGTGACGTATAAGCTCAATTTGCTGCCATCGGGCATTGTGCGGTCGGGCAAATTATCCGTGATTGGGAATGGCGTGGTTATGGATCCTTGGGCGCTGCTTAAGGAAATTGACTCCATCGCGGAAAAAGGCGTGACGGTTACGCCCGACAATCTGATTATTGCCGAAAACGTGCCTCTTATTTTGCCCGTTCACGGGATTGTGGATCGTGCGCGTGAGGCCGCTAAGGGCGCTAGGAAAATTGGCACGACGGGGCGCGGCATTGGCCCCGCCTATGAAGATAAAGCGGCGCGGCGCGGCATTCGCCTGTGCGATCTTCGCACGCCCGATTTGCTGCGCGAGAAACTGGATGAGCTTCTTGTCCACCACAACGCCTTGCTGCGCGGCTATGGCGCGGAGGAGCTTGCCCTTGAGGCCGTGTTTGCGGAAGTCATGGCCATCGCGCCAAAGATTTTGCCCTTTAGCGCCGTCGTATGGCAGCGCCTTGAAGCGGCGCGTAAGGCGGGCAAGCTGATTTTGTTCGAAGGCGCACAAGGCTCGATGCTGGATATCGATCACGGAACCTATCCGTTCGTGACGTCCAGCAATATCGTGGGCGGCGCGGCGGCGGCGGGTGCGGGCGTGGGGCCGAAAACGTTGGGGCGCATCCTTGGCATCTGCAAGGCGTACACAACGCGGGTGGGATCGGGCCCCTTCCCGACCGAAGACACGGGCGACGTTGGCGAAGGTCTTGGCGCACGGGGCTTTGAGTTCGGTACGGTCACGGGGCGCAAGCGCCGCTGCGGCTGGCTGGACGCGGTGCTTGTGCGACAGGCCGCGACGATTGGCGGCATTGATGGTCTCGCACTCACCAAGCTGGATGTTCTGGATGGGATGAGCGAGCTTAAAATCTGCCGCGCCTATAAACTGGATGGCAAGGAAATCGATCACCTTCCCGCCAACGCGGCTGAACAAGCCCGCGTTGAGCCGATCTATGAAACCTGCGCAGGCTGGAGCGAAAGCACGCGTGGGGCGCGGAGCTGGGCTGATCTGCCCGCTGGCGCGATCAAGTATATCCGTTTGATCGAGGAATTGGCGGGCGTGCCCGTTACGCTTGTTTCAACAAGCCCAGAGCGTGACGATACGATTCTTGTGCGCGATCCGTTCGCGGATTGA